Proteins encoded in a region of the Nitrospirota bacterium genome:
- a CDS encoding type II secretion system protein: MSKKKGFTLIEVLVSLAIVSGVFLLVLTSFSYHIDIFGRKKDSLRLVLQAKENLYRYRTGKLTELAGSKDGIEYEIKTEDMQYHLKRVTSVARSGRDEASLLVYMRQ; the protein is encoded by the coding sequence ATGAGTAAGAAGAAGGGTTTTACCCTCATCGAGGTCCTTGTCTCACTTGCTATTGTAAGCGGGGTATTTCTGCTGGTACTCACCTCGTTTTCCTATCATATTGATATCTTCGGCAGAAAGAAGGACAGCCTCAGGCTTGTACTGCAGGCAAAGGAAAACCTCTATCGTTACCGGACCGGGAAGCTCACAGAGCTCGCAGGCTCAAAAGACGGTATAGAGTACGAGATAAAAACAGAAGACATGCAATATCACCTCAAGAGGGTCACCTCGGTGGCCAGGTCGGGCAGGGATGAGGCTTCGCTCCTTGTGTACATGAGGCAATAA
- the gspE gene encoding type II secretion system ATPase GspE encodes MNPEITSLQISDIDVSLLKEVPFEFARNNRFLVYKKEDNLLFGLVCDDNGRLALRDMAKDLGMEFDHRFCPEETLLSLLNQAYSLVPSAQTVMGEISGEDLKMFSQSADLPKDLLELKDEAPVIKLLNALFLEAVKERASDIHIEPYERELEVRFRIDGILKKLITPPKIIQDALISRIKVLANLDIAEKRLPQDGRIRLIVGGKDIDIRVSIIPTFFGERAVLRILDRMKGVMSLEELGLGESRMPQFTSVLSRSNGILLVTGPTGSGKTTTLYGSLLKIYSEEKNIITIEDPVEYQIKGVGQIQVNSKINLNFATGLRSVLRQDPDIIMVGEIRDRETAEIAIQASLTGHLVLSTLHTNDSASAVTRLVDMEIEPFLVASSLSGVLAQRLVRKVCDSCKTPVALSPGERSEFPALKEVETVYRGKGCAECGGKGYLGRTGIFEFLSIDEEIKDLILAKKDARSIKQRAIQKGMATLMDDGISKVKGGITTLEEVLRVTNQDYAEF; translated from the coding sequence GTGAACCCGGAAATCACCTCCCTTCAGATCTCTGATATTGATGTCAGTCTGCTGAAGGAAGTCCCCTTTGAATTTGCGAGAAACAACCGGTTTCTTGTGTACAAAAAGGAAGACAACCTCTTATTCGGCCTGGTCTGTGATGATAACGGCAGACTTGCCCTTCGCGACATGGCAAAGGACCTCGGTATGGAGTTTGATCACCGCTTCTGCCCTGAGGAGACGCTCCTGAGCCTGCTTAACCAGGCTTATAGCCTTGTCCCGTCGGCTCAAACCGTCATGGGCGAGATCTCCGGGGAAGACCTTAAGATGTTTTCGCAGTCAGCCGACCTGCCCAAAGACCTCCTTGAACTGAAAGACGAAGCGCCGGTAATAAAACTGCTCAATGCGCTTTTTCTCGAGGCAGTGAAAGAGAGGGCAAGCGATATCCATATTGAGCCTTACGAGCGGGAGCTTGAAGTGAGGTTCAGGATAGACGGCATACTGAAAAAGCTGATCACCCCGCCGAAGATTATTCAGGATGCCCTTATCTCACGCATCAAGGTCCTGGCCAACCTCGATATTGCTGAAAAGAGGCTCCCTCAGGACGGGAGGATACGCCTTATCGTTGGAGGCAAGGACATTGACATAAGGGTCTCTATAATACCCACCTTTTTTGGTGAGCGGGCTGTATTGAGGATATTGGACAGAATGAAGGGTGTGATGAGCCTTGAGGAACTTGGTCTCGGCGAGAGCAGGATGCCGCAGTTTACGTCCGTGCTTTCCCGATCAAACGGCATACTGCTCGTAACAGGTCCCACCGGTTCAGGAAAGACAACGACTCTTTACGGCAGTCTGCTCAAGATATACAGCGAGGAGAAGAATATCATCACGATCGAGGACCCTGTTGAATATCAGATAAAAGGCGTGGGACAGATCCAGGTGAACTCGAAAATAAATCTGAATTTCGCCACAGGCCTCAGGTCCGTACTCAGGCAGGACCCTGATATCATAATGGTCGGCGAGATCCGGGACAGGGAGACTGCAGAGATCGCCATACAGGCCTCACTCACCGGCCACCTGGTCCTCTCTACGCTTCATACCAACGACTCGGCCTCGGCAGTCACGAGGCTTGTGGATATGGAGATCGAACCGTTTCTGGTGGCCTCGTCACTCTCTGGTGTGCTCGCACAGAGGCTCGTGAGAAAGGTGTGCGATTCCTGTAAAACGCCGGTGGCTCTCAGTCCCGGAGAGAGGTCAGAGTTCCCTGCATTGAAAGAGGTTGAGACGGTTTATAGGGGCAAGGGCTGTGCGGAATGCGGGGGCAAGGGCTACCTGGGCAGGACAGGCATATTTGAGTTTCTCTCGATAGACGAAGAGATAAAAGATCTGATCCTTGCCAAAAAGGATGCCAGAAGTATTAAACAGAGAGCGATCCAAAAAGGTATGGCAACGCTGATGGATGACGGTATCAGCAAGGTGAAGGGCGGAATTACTACCCTCGAAGAAGTGCTCAGGGTGACGAACCAGGATTATGCCGAATTTTAA
- a CDS encoding prepilin-type N-terminal cleavage/methylation domain-containing protein — protein MRGFTLLELLVVLFIITTTAFMIFPSIWGQLIKDDTVTLASALTNVRKEAVAARKEIFFIVDFKERQFRISGARGEVKDKPRIIDMHEGETWEVLIPSKGVIKEGQVIVAFSPSVQEELIAFYLTKNGKETTIILNNLSGELEIEEGRRMFDE, from the coding sequence ATGAGAGGGTTTACCTTATTAGAACTGCTTGTTGTCCTGTTCATTATTACGACCACTGCCTTCATGATATTCCCGAGCATCTGGGGCCAACTGATAAAGGACGATACGGTCACGCTTGCCTCAGCCCTGACGAATGTCAGGAAAGAGGCTGTTGCTGCGAGAAAAGAGATATTCTTCATTGTTGATTTTAAGGAACGGCAGTTCAGGATCAGCGGCGCAAGGGGCGAGGTGAAAGACAAGCCCAGGATCATCGATATGCATGAGGGAGAGACATGGGAGGTCCTTATCCCCTCGAAGGGAGTCATAAAAGAAGGTCAGGTGATCGTTGCCTTCAGCCCTTCTGTACAGGAAGAGCTTATTGCGTTTTATCTTACCAAGAATGGGAAAGAGACGACGATCATACTTAATAACCTGTCAGGAGAATTGGAGATAGAAGAAGGCAGAAGGATGTTCGATGAGTAA
- the pilQ gene encoding type IV pilus secretin PilQ translates to MKEHILLKPLIIIFVLIALLGAANTGAAGQSPQANEAPVLTAVKVDENGLIIRSNKQFTYTLNKTNDPYRATVEIPDMSTGSFTERIVSDNGMVTEVVPQQIDLPKRMTRLDILLQNPSSITPEYRDNTLILSVKKEDPLMSTDAKDLETDPKTLVRLVAVEIPAEKDASPATSKATEISNITVKKSADTVKVIISGNGSMIPNVFPVNDRIVVDIPDTSLRAALPSQTIAPLKGIRAGKHKDKLRIVLDLKEKTNFDVTAIGNTIEISLMNKEDSQPQRALSNATREPAVVAAPVAAEPAITAKEPSASLTEGSYTGKKISLDFQDADIIPIFRLLGDISGYNIVVNPEVKGKITLKLINVPWDQALDIIMRTFHLSKIVEGNIIRVLPTSAVAKELDEIKNNKKAQSEAGDLQTKIFTVNYANVDKIKEAFDKAKVLSSRGSLSIDKDSSNIIVNDLEINLQKVEALLKEIDTEDLQARQVLIEARIVEVNTDYIHDLGVQWGGFTTRTTGQGTVAVGNSGLAGSTAPGNFLVNLPANAIAGQLGFGFINRAGTLALDLRLSAMEENKKGKILSQPRLLTMNNIEASIKQGRELQLPSTDKDGQPKLQAIPVDITLKVTPKITPAGAIILDLSIVKKELLQLISAGGNVGADTTNTDIKTKVLVNNGETLVVGGVYKYSESHGDQGIPGLSKVPLLGHLFKNDNNSKNQFEIIVFVTPRVIESSNSQK, encoded by the coding sequence ATGAAAGAACATATACTCCTGAAACCATTAATAATTATTTTTGTACTGATAGCGCTGTTGGGCGCTGCAAATACAGGGGCAGCAGGACAGTCACCTCAGGCAAACGAAGCGCCTGTGCTTACCGCTGTCAAGGTTGATGAGAACGGTCTTATTATCAGGAGTAATAAGCAGTTCACGTATACCCTGAACAAGACAAACGATCCTTATCGGGCAACCGTTGAAATCCCTGACATGAGCACCGGTTCATTTACGGAGAGGATCGTTTCTGACAATGGTATGGTCACTGAAGTTGTGCCTCAGCAGATCGATCTGCCGAAACGCATGACAAGGCTTGACATCCTGCTCCAGAACCCTTCTTCCATTACCCCTGAATACAGAGATAACACGCTTATTCTTTCCGTCAAAAAAGAAGATCCGCTGATGTCAACCGACGCCAAAGACCTTGAAACTGATCCCAAGACTTTGGTAAGGCTTGTTGCTGTTGAGATACCGGCGGAGAAGGATGCATCACCTGCTACGTCCAAGGCTACCGAGATAAGCAATATAACCGTAAAAAAGTCTGCTGATACCGTGAAGGTGATCATCAGCGGCAACGGCTCGATGATCCCTAATGTCTTTCCTGTCAATGACCGTATTGTTGTTGATATACCTGATACGTCATTACGCGCTGCTCTGCCGTCTCAGACCATTGCGCCACTCAAGGGCATACGGGCAGGAAAGCACAAAGACAAGCTGCGTATCGTTCTTGATCTGAAGGAAAAAACAAATTTCGATGTAACAGCAATCGGCAACACAATAGAAATATCGCTTATGAACAAGGAAGATTCCCAGCCTCAGCGTGCCTTGTCTAATGCAACCAGGGAACCGGCTGTTGTTGCAGCTCCCGTTGCTGCTGAACCGGCAATCACAGCCAAGGAACCCTCGGCATCTCTAACCGAGGGGAGCTATACAGGAAAGAAGATCTCTCTTGATTTCCAGGACGCTGATATTATTCCGATATTCAGGCTCCTTGGGGATATAAGCGGATACAATATCGTAGTAAATCCCGAAGTTAAAGGGAAAATAACCTTAAAGCTCATAAACGTACCATGGGACCAGGCTCTCGATATTATTATGAGGACCTTTCATCTGTCCAAGATCGTTGAGGGGAATATTATCCGGGTATTACCGACCTCAGCGGTAGCGAAAGAGCTTGATGAGATCAAGAATAACAAGAAGGCTCAATCTGAAGCCGGTGACCTGCAGACAAAGATCTTCACGGTTAATTATGCCAATGTTGACAAGATCAAGGAAGCTTTTGACAAGGCCAAGGTGCTCAGCTCAAGAGGCAGTTTGAGCATTGATAAAGATAGCAGCAATATCATCGTAAATGATCTTGAGATAAACCTGCAAAAAGTTGAGGCCCTTCTGAAAGAGATCGATACTGAGGATCTGCAGGCCAGGCAGGTATTAATTGAAGCAAGGATCGTTGAAGTCAATACGGATTATATCCATGACCTTGGTGTTCAATGGGGCGGATTCACCACAAGAACCACAGGACAGGGCACTGTTGCCGTCGGCAACTCCGGGTTAGCCGGCTCTACAGCACCCGGCAACTTCTTGGTCAATCTCCCGGCAAATGCAATAGCGGGCCAGCTTGGTTTCGGATTTATCAATAGAGCAGGCACGTTGGCTCTGGATCTGCGTCTGTCAGCCATGGAAGAGAATAAGAAAGGAAAAATTTTATCCCAGCCAAGGCTTCTGACCATGAACAATATAGAGGCATCTATTAAACAGGGACGTGAGCTGCAGCTTCCTTCAACGGATAAAGATGGCCAGCCAAAGTTACAGGCAATTCCGGTTGATATAACCCTTAAAGTTACACCAAAAATTACACCGGCCGGCGCGATTATTCTCGATCTTTCTATCGTGAAAAAAGAATTGCTGCAGTTAATATCAGCGGGCGGCAATGTCGGAGCTGATACGACCAATACTGATATTAAGACAAAAGTCCTTGTTAACAATGGCGAGACCCTTGTTGTCGGTGGAGTTTACAAATACAGCGAGTCACATGGTGATCAAGGCATACCGGGTCTGAGTAAGGTTCCGCTCCTCGGGCACTTATTCAAGAATGATAATAACAGCAAAAATCAATTTGAGATCATTGTATTTGTTACGCCCAGGGTAATTGAGAGCAGCAACAGCCAGAAATAG
- a CDS encoding ATP-binding protein yields the protein MLELPMNKSFFLFGPRQTGKTTLINSVFLDGVYRVNLLLSDQFLKYSKTPSLLRKEVLEKQISITHVFIDEIQRVPELLNEVQYLIDSTSLHFILSGSSARKLKRGLANLLGGRAVQRFLAPFMWQEISEIENLTNLLRFGSLPPVFLAVTDVDKVDLLRAYVDIYLREEIQAEGIVRQVGAFSRFLDMAASQFGEIVNYSSVARECQQAVMTVKTYYEILIDTLIGVRLEPWRKSIRKRLSGHPKFYFFDNGVTNIINRYDSAISDSYLTGRLFEQFIIMETFKWIRTSQKMVNLYYWRTGAGAEVDLLTEHAGVLTGAYEIKWSASIDTAHLTGLRSFQKDHPNVPCHVISNVDEPYRLGDVLVMNWKDFLRTLPERLG from the coding sequence TTGCTTGAACTTCCCATGAATAAATCCTTCTTTCTCTTTGGTCCGAGACAGACAGGAAAGACTACACTTATCAATAGTGTGTTTCTTGATGGGGTGTACCGAGTTAATCTACTGCTTTCTGACCAGTTTCTGAAGTATTCAAAGACCCCGTCTCTGCTCAGGAAAGAGGTGCTTGAAAAGCAGATATCAATCACCCATGTCTTTATTGACGAAATCCAGCGGGTGCCTGAACTCCTGAACGAGGTGCAGTACCTCATTGACTCTACATCCCTGCATTTTATACTCTCAGGTTCCAGCGCAAGAAAACTCAAGCGTGGACTTGCCAACTTGTTAGGTGGCCGCGCTGTGCAAAGGTTTCTTGCTCCGTTTATGTGGCAGGAAATTTCCGAAATAGAAAACCTGACTAATCTGCTGCGGTTTGGCTCGCTTCCACCTGTTTTTCTGGCAGTAACAGATGTGGATAAAGTTGACCTGCTCAGGGCCTATGTCGATATCTATCTTCGCGAGGAGATCCAGGCTGAAGGCATTGTCCGGCAAGTAGGCGCCTTTTCAAGGTTTCTTGATATGGCTGCCAGTCAGTTCGGCGAAATTGTGAATTATTCATCAGTCGCCCGTGAGTGTCAGCAGGCAGTTATGACGGTCAAAACGTATTACGAGATACTCATTGATACACTTATCGGGGTGCGCCTTGAGCCATGGAGAAAAAGCATCAGAAAGCGACTTTCAGGACATCCTAAATTCTACTTTTTCGATAACGGCGTAACGAACATCATTAACCGGTATGATAGCGCAATCTCAGACTCATATTTGACGGGCCGTCTGTTTGAACAGTTTATTATCATGGAAACATTTAAATGGATCAGGACATCCCAAAAAATGGTGAACCTCTACTATTGGCGAACGGGTGCAGGAGCAGAGGTAGACCTTCTTACAGAACATGCTGGAGTATTAACCGGAGCATACGAGATCAAGTGGTCTGCCAGTATAGATACAGCGCATCTTACGGGACTCAGGTCTTTTCAGAAAGACCATCCGAATGTGCCTTGTCATGTCATCAGCAATGTGGATGAACCCTACCGTCTTGGTGATGTCCTTGTTATGAACTGGAAGGACTTTCTGAGAACGCTGCCGGAGCGGCTGGGATAA
- a CDS encoding type II secretion system F family protein, with product MPNFKYLAYNTKGREISGKTFSRDENEAIADLREKGLYVKEIGKDEKTGFRLEKGLGISDIFINLSAMISSGVLVPAAVQSITGETAGTVKKVMEDVYNNVVKGLSLSGAMELRKDFFPQYAASMVRAGEESGRLDTVLASLAGFLEREKELKDKVRSALIYPAFMVTVSMLLIFFVFVFVFPRVTGIFMDQKIPLPFITRIFMGLSNVLYGYWYLLITAAIAAFISGRVYYRRNTMHLSKKLFFSPFRSFRNLYISRWCRVLSLLLSGGVPIIKALEYSRDVSGSEYLVSEIDRIGSEVKEGKKLSDLALFLPPTYLQLVITGEKTGGLEGSLERIADMAERDFRKSVDNFLRVLEPSIILVMGAVVGFMVISILLPIFQMNQIIK from the coding sequence ATGCCGAATTTTAAATATCTCGCTTACAATACCAAAGGCAGGGAGATAAGCGGAAAGACCTTCTCGCGCGACGAAAATGAAGCTATAGCTGACCTCAGGGAAAAGGGTCTGTATGTAAAGGAGATCGGGAAGGATGAGAAAACGGGTTTCAGGCTCGAAAAGGGTCTCGGCATTTCCGATATCTTCATTAACCTTTCTGCGATGATATCCTCCGGCGTGCTGGTGCCTGCTGCGGTCCAGTCGATCACCGGAGAAACCGCAGGAACTGTAAAAAAGGTTATGGAGGATGTTTACAACAATGTTGTGAAGGGTCTCAGCCTTTCCGGCGCCATGGAGCTGCGAAAGGATTTTTTCCCTCAGTATGCAGCGTCTATGGTGAGGGCAGGTGAAGAGTCAGGAAGATTGGATACTGTGCTTGCGAGCCTTGCCGGTTTTTTGGAGAGGGAGAAGGAACTGAAGGACAAGGTCAGATCTGCCCTTATATACCCGGCCTTTATGGTTACGGTCTCCATGCTGCTGATATTCTTTGTTTTTGTATTTGTCTTTCCCCGGGTGACCGGGATATTCATGGACCAGAAGATACCTCTGCCCTTTATAACCCGGATATTCATGGGACTCAGTAATGTTCTCTACGGGTACTGGTACCTGCTGATCACCGCTGCCATAGCTGCATTTATTTCAGGCAGGGTCTATTATCGGAGAAACACGATGCATCTATCAAAAAAACTCTTTTTTTCTCCGTTCCGGTCATTCAGAAACCTCTATATTTCCAGGTGGTGCAGAGTGCTGAGTCTTCTCCTCTCAGGAGGGGTACCGATAATAAAGGCGCTCGAGTATTCGAGGGACGTCTCAGGCAGCGAGTACCTCGTCTCGGAGATAGACAGGATCGGCAGCGAAGTCAAAGAGGGCAAAAAACTGTCAGACCTCGCACTTTTTCTTCCTCCAACGTATCTCCAGCTGGTGATCACCGGCGAGAAGACCGGCGGGCTTGAGGGCTCGCTCGAAAGAATAGCAGACATGGCGGAAAGGGATTTCAGAAAATCTGTTGATAACTTCCTTCGGGTGCTTGAACCATCGATCATCCTGGTGATGGGTGCAGTTGTGGGCTTTATGGTGATCTCCATTCTCCTGCCCATATTCCAGATGAACCAGATAATCAAATAA
- a CDS encoding Ig-like domain-containing protein: MKNKLLLPIFILLFCLTIILAGCGGGGTESSSDPGGVNTAIPSVVKLLPVQFIAQTNSFITLKARVLDGNGNAVPNYPVSFTNMSLTGTLSAVTANTNNAGNAEVRIFSSTPGFATIIAQVTAGSGIVRDRKTIYFSTNDILATAMSMDVNSVPGNSTYNEISDFTLFENATDDTVEVLATIFDAGGVPVGGGVGVSWDSEFKRTILNPTGEANFLREEIVTNVFGQAKAVIQILPASIRNTETHLNVFAFSSNGSANMVTLFLQPVVVSAAASSLTADPLTVAPGGSSALTAVVKLTTGAVAPDGTIVNFTTTCGTVTPFGQTTDGVATGTFKAPVTEGTCTVTATVQGVAIGSVDINVARALAVFPATASISGGTGGSAVFTITGGTPPYNITSTNTAIVPNGPVAASGGTFTATVPALTPAGTVTVQVRDSAGTTVTVTITITP, from the coding sequence ATGAAAAATAAATTATTATTGCCAATATTCATATTGCTGTTCTGCCTGACGATAATCCTTGCCGGATGCGGAGGCGGAGGAACTGAGAGTTCGAGTGATCCCGGCGGCGTAAATACCGCTATTCCTTCAGTGGTTAAGCTGCTTCCGGTTCAATTTATTGCTCAGACAAATTCCTTTATCACTCTCAAGGCAAGGGTGCTTGATGGCAATGGTAATGCTGTTCCGAATTATCCGGTCAGCTTTACGAACATGTCATTGACCGGCACTCTGAGCGCAGTAACTGCAAACACTAACAACGCAGGAAATGCTGAAGTAAGAATATTTTCTAGTACGCCGGGCTTTGCAACGATCATTGCGCAGGTAACGGCAGGATCGGGTATCGTAAGAGACAGAAAGACCATTTACTTCTCCACAAACGATATACTGGCAACCGCCATGTCCATGGATGTTAACAGCGTCCCCGGCAACAGCACGTATAACGAAATATCAGACTTTACTCTTTTCGAGAATGCCACTGATGATACGGTGGAAGTCCTGGCAACCATCTTTGATGCAGGTGGCGTTCCTGTCGGCGGAGGGGTTGGAGTTTCCTGGGATTCAGAGTTCAAAAGAACAATTTTGAACCCGACAGGAGAAGCCAATTTCTTGCGCGAGGAGATAGTAACGAATGTATTTGGTCAGGCAAAGGCCGTTATTCAGATACTCCCTGCAAGCATCAGAAATACGGAAACACACCTGAATGTCTTTGCTTTTTCATCGAATGGCTCAGCTAATATGGTTACACTATTCCTGCAGCCGGTTGTGGTTTCCGCAGCAGCTTCGTCGCTTACTGCCGATCCATTAACGGTCGCGCCGGGCGGGAGTTCTGCGTTAACTGCTGTTGTCAAACTGACTACAGGAGCAGTAGCCCCTGACGGCACAATCGTAAACTTCACGACTACCTGCGGAACAGTGACGCCATTTGGCCAGACCACTGATGGTGTTGCAACAGGCACATTTAAAGCCCCTGTAACAGAGGGAACATGTACGGTTACTGCCACAGTGCAGGGAGTGGCGATCGGTTCTGTTGATATAAATGTTGCGCGGGCATTGGCAGTCTTCCCGGCAACTGCGAGCATATCGGGTGGGACAGGTGGTTCAGCAGTCTTTACCATTACCGGTGGGACCCCGCCCTACAACATAACTTCAACCAATACTGCTATTGTGCCTAATGGTCCAGTGGCGGCAAGCGGAGGCACCTTCACTGCTACTGTTCCAGCACTGACACCTGCCGGAACGGTTACGGTACAGGTACGGGATTCTGCCGGTACAACAGTGACAGTAACGATAACTATCACACCATAG
- the gspD gene encoding type II secretion system secretin GspD, translated as MKKIGINVNPISRLLMGLLVVFLLISVVSAETKKNLIAVNLQDVELPNVVKFISEVTGRNFIFDETLKGRITIMAPSKISADEAFSLFTSVLNLKGYTLIPGPGSMLKIVPVGQARALSPEAAEGKATDAYITKLIPLSHISAENALKFFQPLISKDGHISVFGTGNYLLLVENALNIQRIEHILSFVDQPLVKDDPEIYQIKNGVAEDMAKTINESLQKKDKAGIGGDEIRVMADARLNALILIGSNYAKESIKKLVALLDIAQKDTTGNIKVYFLENADAVELAKVLDSVVKGIEEKAKQPQEMKGKVTITADKATNSLIVNAPAGLYQNLLGIIKDLDKRRKQVYVEAMIVEASLDKLKELGSKWRTIARNNGEGVVAGFGTMDSNSMLEIINGLAGISVGGMGNFFSVPVTDGTTTTNLTIPGFSALFSVNEFRDAVNVLSTPQILTSDNKEAEIIVGENVPFISKRETNTTGTATGSLFNVIERKDVGIMLKLTPQITEGEYVKLDLYQEISSLKQETNVRILTEVGPTTTKRSTKTSVVVRDNQTVVISGLMQEKGEEIITKVPGLGDIPYLGYLFKFKSVNKTKTNLVIFLTPHIIRDSADLAALSERKKADFTRQMFDDKSSLKEPGEPDLKVKDQ; from the coding sequence GTGAAGAAAATAGGTATAAATGTAAATCCCATTTCCAGACTGTTAATGGGTCTTCTTGTTGTTTTTCTGCTGATATCGGTTGTGTCTGCCGAAACGAAGAAAAACCTGATAGCAGTGAACCTGCAGGATGTTGAGCTTCCCAATGTGGTCAAGTTCATCAGCGAGGTGACAGGCAGGAACTTCATATTCGATGAGACGCTGAAGGGCAGGATAACGATAATGGCGCCCTCAAAGATATCGGCTGACGAGGCTTTTTCGCTCTTCACCTCTGTCCTCAACCTGAAAGGCTATACCCTGATACCGGGACCCGGCAGCATGCTGAAGATAGTCCCTGTCGGTCAGGCAAGGGCGCTCTCTCCCGAGGCTGCCGAGGGTAAGGCCACAGACGCATATATAACCAAGCTTATACCTCTCAGCCACATAAGCGCTGAAAATGCACTGAAGTTCTTTCAGCCGCTTATCTCAAAGGACGGTCATATCTCGGTTTTTGGGACAGGCAATTACCTGCTGCTTGTAGAAAATGCGCTGAATATCCAGAGGATCGAGCATATTCTCTCTTTTGTGGACCAGCCCCTTGTGAAGGATGATCCTGAGATATACCAGATTAAGAACGGTGTGGCAGAAGATATGGCAAAGACGATCAACGAGTCGCTGCAGAAAAAGGACAAGGCCGGGATCGGCGGAGATGAGATACGGGTCATGGCAGACGCCAGGCTCAATGCCCTTATCCTGATCGGCTCGAACTATGCCAAAGAATCGATAAAGAAACTTGTTGCCCTCCTTGATATTGCCCAGAAAGATACGACAGGCAACATAAAGGTCTATTTCCTTGAGAATGCCGATGCTGTTGAGCTTGCAAAAGTGTTGGACAGCGTTGTAAAGGGTATAGAGGAAAAGGCAAAGCAGCCTCAGGAGATGAAGGGCAAAGTGACCATAACAGCGGACAAGGCGACGAACTCGCTCATCGTCAATGCACCAGCAGGGCTTTACCAGAATCTGCTGGGAATTATAAAGGACCTGGACAAACGGCGCAAACAGGTTTACGTGGAGGCCATGATCGTGGAGGCGTCCCTGGACAAGCTGAAAGAACTCGGCTCCAAGTGGCGCACCATAGCGCGTAACAATGGCGAGGGGGTAGTTGCCGGGTTCGGAACGATGGACAGCAATTCCATGCTTGAAATAATCAACGGGTTGGCAGGTATATCCGTCGGCGGCATGGGCAACTTTTTCAGTGTGCCGGTTACGGATGGGACGACCACGACCAATCTGACCATCCCAGGATTTTCAGCCCTTTTCAGCGTTAATGAGTTCAGGGATGCGGTGAATGTGCTTTCGACGCCGCAGATACTCACCTCTGACAATAAAGAAGCCGAGATCATCGTCGGCGAAAACGTGCCGTTCATATCCAAGAGAGAGACGAACACCACGGGCACAGCAACGGGCAGTCTTTTCAATGTGATCGAGCGGAAAGACGTGGGCATTATGCTCAAGCTGACGCCGCAGATAACCGAGGGGGAGTATGTCAAGCTCGACCTGTATCAGGAGATCTCCTCCCTGAAGCAGGAGACCAATGTCCGTATTCTGACCGAGGTCGGCCCGACCACCACAAAGCGTTCGACCAAGACTTCGGTTGTGGTCAGAGACAATCAGACAGTAGTAATAAGCGGCCTCATGCAGGAAAAGGGCGAGGAGATCATTACCAAGGTCCCGGGGCTGGGCGATATACCGTATCTGGGATATCTTTTTAAGTTCAAGTCCGTAAACAAGACAAAGACGAACCTGGTCATATTCCTGACACCGCATATCATAAGGGATTCTGCTGACCTTGCGGCTCTCTCAGAGAGGAAGAAGGCTGATTTTACCCGGCAGATGTTTGATGACAAGTCGAGCCTCAAAGAGCCGGGTGAGCCTGACCTGAAGGTGAAGGATCAGTGA
- the gspG gene encoding type II secretion system major pseudopilin GspG, which yields MRINSLKEVAGCELRVTRFFKPLIPNPQSLTPRGFTLIEVLVVVFILGILAALVAPKMLGRTDDAKIAETRLQMKNLETALKLYKLDNGLYPTTDQGLDALITKPAAEPIPKKYKDDGYLEKNKIPKDAWGNPYLYLSPGSHGDFDMISYGSDGKPGGEGKDADIKNWELD from the coding sequence ATGAGGATAAACAGTCTTAAGGAAGTTGCTGGTTGCGAGTTGCGGGTTACACGTTTTTTCAAACCCCTAATCCCCAACCCCCAGTCCCTGACTCCCAGGGGCTTTACGCTTATCGAGGTGCTGGTTGTGGTATTCATCCTCGGCATTTTAGCCGCTCTTGTTGCGCCAAAGATGCTCGGTCGCACTGACGACGCCAAGATAGCGGAGACCAGGCTGCAGATGAAGAACCTTGAGACTGCCCTGAAGCTCTATAAGCTTGACAACGGGCTGTATCCCACAACGGATCAGGGGCTCGATGCCCTCATCACAAAACCCGCAGCAGAACCGATACCGAAAAAATATAAAGACGACGGGTACCTGGAGAAGAATAAAATACCGAAGGATGCCTGGGGGAATCCCTATCTTTACCTGTCTCCCGGGAGCCATGGCGACTTTGACATGATCTCCTACGGCTCTGACGGAAAGCCGGGAGGAGAAGGCAAGGACGCTGACATAAAAAACTGGGAGCTGGACTGA